The Juglans regia cultivar Chandler chromosome 1, Walnut 2.0, whole genome shotgun sequence nucleotide sequence GACCTTCCTTTATATGGAGTGTATGGGAGCAATGAATCTGTAGAAAGAAGGCTTAAGATGGAGGGTTGGGAATGGTAGAAGTATAAAAATATGGGGACAGAAATGGTTATCAACTCCTTCTTTTTGTATTCAATCTCCTTGCACAATACTGGACAAAGAAACTAAAGTTTGTGATCTGATTTCTGATAAGGAATGGAATGAACAGTTGATTAAGAGAATTTTCTTTCAAGAAGTAGACAAGATATGCAGTATGCCAATTAGTAAGATGGACTCTAAGGAAAAATTGATATGGGGCAACACTAAAAAAGGCCAATTTACTGTTAGTAGTGCTTATTAGcttgaaatgaaaatgagtAGGAAAGAGGCAGTGAAGGGTGAATGCTCAGAAGGAAGAGAAGGGGATAATAGGTGGAGGGGTATATGGAGTTTGAATAtcccaaaaaagtcaaaatctttATGTGGAAAGCTGCAAAGGAATTGTTAGCTACAAGAAACAATTTATCCTTGAGGGGAATTATAGAAGATCAAATATGCCCAATATGTAAGAGTGATGTTGAAACAACAATGCATGCAATATGGTCCTGTCCAGTAGCAGCAGATGTTTGGTTTGAATCAATAAATGTGATTCAGAAATAGAGCTCAAATGAACTTGATCTTTTAGCTTTTTGGGAAAGACTGGTGGAGAAGGTAAGTACAGAAGAATTAGAAGAGAAAGTTATGGTTATGAGGAGCATCTGGCTGAGGAGAAATGAACTTATATTTGATGGCATTTTCAAAAGCCCAAGTCAAATGATGGAACTAGCTAGAGAAGAATTAAGAATGTTCCATCTGGTCCAGCAAAATGCAAGGCAGAGTTCAGATACAAGAACAAAATGTAGGGATTCTTTGTGGAGTAGACCAAGAGAGAATTTTGTTAAAACAAACTGGGATGCAGCTGTTGatcaaaaaggaagaaaggtGGGACTTGGCCGGGTGGTTATTAGAGACGAGGAAGGGGAAATTCGGGTTGCTGTTGGTGAACAGAAAAGGTCTGTATTAGATTCTGCAGTAGCCGAAAGTCATGCTCTATGGAAAGCTTTGAAAGTTTGTAGAGATCTCAATTTCagcaaagttgtgtttgaaGGTGATGCTCAAGTTTTAGTGAATGTAGGCAATGAAGGGAAAGAAGATTATTCTATTTATTGTAATGTCATTGAAGATGCAAAGAAACTGCTAAAGGCAGGAGAGCAATGGAGTGTCAAACTTGTGTATAGGAAAGCAAATGAAGCAACACATGTTTTAGCAAAAGAAGCTCTATTTTGACAATCTGAAGTAGTTTGGATAGAAGAGGCTCCAAGATGTATTGAAAGTATCTTGTTGAAGGAAAAACCTTATAATTTTGTTTCAGATTAATTAATGAATACAGAGGTATTTTTCATCCTTTCATTGTTCATGGGCTTCCAGATTCTAGTAAATCAAGCCTATTTGATCAGCAAGTCTCTTGTTCACTTGTGCCACGTATATAAGTGATCTATTTAAGTAGAGTTCTTTTCTTCAAATTCATTGTGTCTTACCAAGAATAGTTTTAAGATTGCTCCCGATTAATTTTGGGTAATAGATGCAATTCCATGACTAAAATGTTAGAGCACCCATAACAGATCAGGAATAGTTTTAAGAGACTTAATTGGGATTTCGTCACGTGAAAATTTGGCTATTGTTTGATAccaaagaaattaaacaaataatatattataatttgatccTTCTAATACTCCATGTTTCAAATTATGAGTAGCATGTTTGGAGAATATGACATGTAGGAGTACTTCAAAGGCGCATTTTAAGAAAGGAGTCAAGTACATGTAGATGCCCTTAAGACAATTCCATTGTTCATTTTCTATTGTTCCTCATTTGTGTCAAAATCTGATGAAATTTCGCTTCCATGAAGTTGGATAGCTTTTTCGTGTAACCCATATTGCATAGTGcaataaaagtttaatttttcgTATTAAattaactcaatttatttttaggacAATTCCATATATAGGTGGGAAAATTTCTAAGgctatctaataattataaacaCCATATTCAATATACCAAAATAGTGAGAATTATaccaaatatcttcatttttttgtcAATCCCTATTCACTTTCCTTTTTTAACAATTTGATCTGAATCTTAACTTCCAAATTCCACTGTCGTTTGACCCAATAGCTATATGGATAACTTTATAAGACTCAACTTCCTTTCTTTCGGGTTATTAAGTCTTATTTTAGCTTAACTATCAATGCATGTATATATCTTAAATCAGGTATCCTATCAATCCACAACTCGAAACAAGTCTTTGATATTACTTACTAGGAACATGGTCTAAAATAAATACCGTTATTTTTAAGagttttactatttttcaaaaagaaagaaataagccAATTCGATGATTTTCATGATCTTCACCAATTCAatgattttcacatttttacCTAGCTAGTAGGGCTATGCTCCGACTCCGATGGAGttggagttgtcatttccgacctccgactccgactagaGTCTGAGCCAAATTGTCCCTCCGACTCTGACCTCCGATAGGAACTCCGACTTCCGAGCAGAACTCCAAacggcgctcgagcagaacccatacaGATAGGTTCGCTCGAAGTGCGCTCgatgtggcgctcgagcagaatccatacagagagatTCGCTCGTATTGCGCTCGAGCAGAtttcttccagagaggttcgctcgatgtgcgctcgactcagCTCTCGAGCGAAACCCATGCAGAGAGGTTCagtcgacgtggcgctcgagcagaactcttccagagaggttcgctcgacttgcgctcaacatctcgctcgagccaatgttcaaaacgacgtcgttttacagctgggtttttatttttaaaaaaaatcagaatcgGAGCTCCTTAGagcggagctccgactccgattatctattcggagctactccgaattccgactctgAATTTCGATGTCAGAATCGGAGCGGATGTCGGGCGGAGTCGAAAATTTCGAaattttgcacaaccctactagCTAGTTGTATTTCCTCCCCATGCAAAGTATATCAAGAATTGCAAACGGCTTGAGACTTCTCATCTCGCAGATAGATTCATCTATACCATGAAAGTCATCTATGAAAGTAATGAGATACTTCTATCTATAAAACATTATAGGAAACAATGCCTACATGTATCTATAAGCATTATCTCAACAAACTTTATATTCCTTGTGGCATCTTTTATTGTTATGTTTGACTTGCTTTTCTTTAGTACAAATCCACACAAACTGGGATTATAAAATCTaagtgtagaaaatattttatgtactAATctctacaactttttttaaaaaatattctccaagatTTTATGTCACAGTCACAggagtttttctttaatcatgCTTCAAACTTCTATGCCATAAATTGTAAGAGTTCTTCATAAATCATATTTCGCTTAATTCCTGTACATGCCTCATGAGCGTGAAAGATTATTAACAAAAGCATTATGAATGCATGATGAACACAATtttattgagaagaaaaatagaatcaaCATAAATGgcattttgaaacaaattggaacatgaacatttacactCAAGTTTAaccaccaaaaataaatataagcatttatatttgtagaaatatgaaaatttctAGATCCTGAGGATGACGGCCTCGATGAGAATTTCTACATCCTAACTGAGAGAGACCGCACACCATTTGAGAAGAAGAACACGTTCTCTCAAACGTTGCTGCTaccatttttctttatgttGCTTCTTATAGTTGCAATAAACgtggatcctgtggcacataaggcCACATTCAATCGAACTTACACATAATTCCTCATACTAGTGGCACGCGGAGAGTCCATCGACTTGCCATTGCAAATTTTtaagaggatccgttacgagatAAGCATCATCGTCACTGACAACCTCCCTTATGGAGTGATCATTACCGGCTATTACTGGACTGGAAAGTGCCACCCTAGGCGAAGAAGTGGTTGGCTAAGCAGATGAACTCCCTCGACATGACCTCACACCATTGGAGCATTGGACAAGGAAGGGGGCGTGCTCGGCTTAAGCCTGAGTCTATCCCAAACCTTGTTCCTCTGACTCAGTCTGGACCCTGTGTTAATACCCATAGTGGGAGTATTAGTTAGCAGCCGATAGGTACATCTGTAAGGGATGCGCACCCTGCTTGGTTCGATGCACAGCTTGCTTATGTTGATGCGATGGTCCCATATATTACTGTGCAAATCACGCATGTACAGTAAGTGTCACCGAGGTTGGCCATCATGTAGATATCCTATATGACAAACTCACCACATTGACTGAGGAGTTTTATACATTTGTAAACAACATGTTCTAAGTATTTTgaacttttattatattttctatttatattttaatatatttattttctatactttatgtaataaataatattatttaatatatatagtgtttttgtatttgaattctctttttttttttttgaattcgatttttaattttaaaatagttcacgttcgaacgataatgactatcattcgaacgtttaaacgAATAACTTACACATTTGCATGTAAGTGGGCTTAATGTTCAAACGTACATGAACTGTTTGAACGTAACATTttatacgttcaaatgtaattATTTCAAAGCAACATCATCTGGCTTACGTTCGAACGAAACATTATTATAATTCGAACAACATCATATTTTGTGACGGTTTTAGGATtgtcataaattcaaaaccgtcacaaaaactcAATTGTATTGTAGTGAGctatgaaatttttgttttcatttcatcttaggATTTTGAAATCCATTTCTCTAGCATCTAGTTTTGCCATTTTGTAGAAAAGGTCTTCGTTTATCAGGATGAAAGGCTCAGAGACCGTTGGCCCTCAATCAATTAGGCTGGGGTCAGCTAAATGATGTTTAGCCGAATTCGAAAGGAAAGCTCCTATCGAGGATGTTtacccatttttttatatgtattttttttattatttaatagttaaaaaagtattttttttaagaaagttatttttttttaaatatttaaagagtttaaattattatttgtttttaaattatacattcGGTGAACACTTTTGATGACTCCTAGCATCACCCAATTCTAACTGGGTAACGAGGTTTAATTCTCTCTCCGTTGATACCTGTCTGTccactcatttttttatatgattttcatgatttgatattttggagaTGAAGAAGATTTCTACCACATGTTACAGGCAACAGCTGGCCCAAGGGCGGAGGTTTATACAGTTTCCTCGCTTGGGTGGAAGGCAAAAACTCCGGCTACCGATAACATCCCtatcactatttatttttctctctccaacAATCGCCTTCACATAATCTATTGTATGATAGAAACTCTCCatgaaaaaatctataattAGGACGAGGTGTAAAATTAGCTTTTATACCCTACAATCAGAAGAGCTccttaaaatttgaagaaatatggATTGAATGATCTGTATTGGAGTAgtcaaacaatattattttaaaaataaatatagataaaagtcaCTATTGAAAGTATCCATTTTGTACATATAATGTGGTATCATTTAAACCACACATCTCCCCAAGTGAGTGTTAAgaacaatcaattagaagcagtcacgcagtaaatataaaatatacactactataataacttctctctaacattactattTTCTTTATCATAACTACAATGCACTCACCCACATGTACACAATCaacttttataatttgttttctttaaaaaccaGTAAAGTATGTTGGCACGTGTCGGCCATTGAACTCCGACAAACTCTTAAACATATTtcactcataaaaatatttagcattaaattttttaagagttcaacaagttcttattttagattttaaaattttcatttaaaaataatttaatggaTCGAGTGcggttttgatttttataaaattgataaaatcatgAAGTAATAGTGTacgtaggggtgtaaccgatccAGTTTAGTTcgattttaaagaaattttagaatCGAACTAGTATATatctgttttgaaaatttaagaatcgatacGGACCGATTAATcaccaaaatcaaaactttcGTTTTTTTCGATTTCAGTCTAGCCCAATCCGATTTTTCAGTTTACTATTTATACATGtgacactatatatgtttaatattataatttttttaataccaaacttaattgtgagaatttagtatttattattaacaagtACTAATTCTTTAATGTTCATTTATAGTAGTATCATATAAGCAATGTCTAACTTActagtgagattaataaacttgaataataagattaaaatagtataattagtgtctaattaaactagtatattaattttatgttataagattaatggattttaataataatattagaattttatgttatattaattagaaatgtagcatataatatatatatataataataataatataaaaattatatataatattataaaaagtgatCAGACGAAGatctattagttattattatctttttcaaTGTCAAGGGACTTGTCTTCTACATATATAGTGGTCGAGCCCATCTTTTATGAGACGTTAATTATGTGGTTTACCACTTGCAATATTTAGACTAGCTAGACTTCAATCTTGCGTATATATTGGGGTggaaaaagaagattgagacTGCTTTGGttcttatttaaaagaaaaatataattttttttttcattggcaAAAATTGAGAAGATATTCCAAAAACTAAGACGTTTATCGAAAAcccattttttaataatatagaaaattaattatatgttttcaAAGTACATAACATCGTTGTCAGCTTGTATAGATATATTGTAGTGTTCATGCTCAATTTATAAATGTGAGACCCCCTTGTTAGATGATTGAAGAAAAAAGTTCCACGATCGAGAGAACCTCCGTTAGTAATGTGGATTGGGATTATCGAcctaatttaaaatgaaagaaaagtcaTAACATACGTTGATGGACAAGTCATTAAATTTGAAAGGTCATgcactaattaattaagcaggCAGCGGACGTGAAGAATATGTCCATTGACTTGAAAAATCAGCACCAGTAGTactaaaacatgtttttttatgaCCCATTGATATCTAGGAAATCCCTTGAAAACTGTTAAGATTTATAAGGGAGTGTAAACAAATTGAATTCCTACATACGTGGTTAGACTTTAGGAGTGGagtatgatataattttattcaaacacGACTTGAGTTTACTTGTTGTACACCATTCATATCTTTATAAAAGCATCACtcaagagtttgaaaaaaaaaaaaaatagaaaacaaaatgataaaaaaaaaaaaaacttttattttatacaatcttctgtaaataataagatatttttgtgAAGGCTACATGTCCTATCAATTGTCAAAATCATTCTCTGCTCTATTGTggatgaatgatttttttttttatgctcatATAATTTCATTACATTTTGCTTTCAAATTTTGTACCAACTTACACATCAATATTATTACCTTGCTTGTCTCTAGTATTTTACGTGAacacataattaatatatatatataatgcaatgcAATGTAATGCGTGGATGATTATCaattatgatatataataaaaaattatataaaaattattttatctaatataaaaaattaaaatatatatatataaattggtcCAGTCTAATTTTGTTTGATattagaaaaaggaaattcAAAATCGGATCGAATTTggccaatttaaaaaaaaaaaaaaaatagtatccGGTACTAGATCAAACTTACTAATTCAGTCCAGTTTACGGTTtactggttttctttttttcgccCCAAGTGTACGTAGGTAAAGAGGTATTTgcaattggaaaaatatttgcatcaacatactatttatcacacactcaacacacttagtgtattgaagtttaaaaaaaaaaaattaaatatatgatgtgtGAAGTGTGTAGGCTGATGCATGTAATTCTCCCGTCACGTTTACAAGTCGACGTTGTTTTGAATATTCAGCATTAGCGCGTTTACAAGTGGACTCAGATTAGTAGATAGCAGCCAGCTAAATCTGAATATTCAAAACAGCGTGGACCCCTATTACATGGCCCATGGCCGTCTGCTTTCATTACCTTCAGCTTCAGCATCACATTGTAATTTTTACCCCTATCAATTAGCGTGCTGCTCCTTGTACTATATCAGCATGTCTCATCTCCACATAATATGGCAGGATCAAATTCATAGTCATATGAAGATAAGTTCAAGTTgtgtttcattattttgttgCCACAGGTTTGTCAATGAATTGAATATCaaacgaaaatgaaatgttttggggCAGAAATTCaatgttgtgtttggatgttgaagtgagttgagttgagttaagttgagatgataaaatattgttagaatattattttttaatattattattattttgagatttgaaaaaattgaattgtttattatattttatattgggatttgaaaaagttgtaatgatgagttgagatgagttgagagatgttaaGGAACCAAACAAAGGGGACATTAAAAGgggatgttgaaattttttactGTTGCAGTCTAGCATTGCAATttgcctcgtttggttatacagttcaaataagatgaaataaaatatttcgttaaaagttgaataaaatattattataatataatttttcttttaaaatttaaaaaaattaaattatttattatattttatatgtatatttgagaaaattgtaatgaatacacgagatgagatgaaaacacTCTCAATGGCTTTTGTATAATAcgaaaaatgtaaattatttgaagaattgCTCTGAAAAGAAGTTTCAtctaattatgtaaaattaattgtaaaatacaatTAGCTATAGTAACCCGCTACATATAGCGTATACTGTTCatcctataaattttttttattactgatatttcatttactccctcattttcttttattttgatttttatcacgtaagcaaattctttttattgttcaccatttaaaacacatatattttatttttttctaaaaaatatcttgaaaatatttttaaattaattttttcatattttaatttttatttggcttatatatttttgttttatatgtaTAGGAttgtatataaaagaaattgtaaatataaaaaaatatatggatattataaatttattggtagaaatgaaatatttaaaaaaatataaaaataatatttaaataatataaaaaaaataataagttaatagataatatattataaaaattaatatataaaataaaaaatatatatatttttataatatattttaaaagatagaataaaaaatctattaaaaatgatctcataatttaattttacgtAATCAAACCAACCGTGGAGTCTTTGTCCTCGTATTTACTTCAGTGCTGAgtctctttcatctcttttctttttttaaaaaaaaataaaaaaataaaaaaaataaagaaaagaaaagagactcGGGGAGTCAAACTTTCTGTCCGGTGAAAAAAACTTCGCTCTTCTGATACGTTTGGAcagagaaaatatttataagtattgagaatatttgttaataataataaaaaattaataaataataaaataataaataacgtGAATATTCTATCGTCTGCGTCTTCATACTGCCACAATGAGGATCCCACTCGTACCACGTTTTGCCCCTCTCTGCCTTGTCATCTTGCTGCACCACATGACCACCACCGTCGCCGGTGACTCCCCGTATACTTACGCACCGGTCGAACACATTCTCCTCAACTGTGGCTCCTCTAACAATTCTACAGCATCAGAAGCTCGGATCTGGATTGGAGACGtgaattcaaaatttctcaCTCACGAACAATCACAAATTCAGTCATCTCTTACCGCTAGCGCTGTTAAACAAGCGCTGACTGTCCCCCGAGTACCTTTTACCGATGCACGGCTATCTCTAGCCCCGTTCACCTACTCATTCCCCGTCACTGCGGGCCAAAAATTCGTTCGACTACACTTTCACCCCGCTTCCTACTCTAACTTTAGCCGCGCTAACGCCCTCTTCTCAGTCAAAGTTGGTGGTATTACCCTTCTTAGCAACTTCAACGCTTCACTTAACGCAGATGCCGATTCTGGACCTACCATATCCAGAGAATACTGTGTCAATATCGAAGAAGATCAGAGGTTGAACATAATTTTCACTCCATCTCCAAACGTTTCTAATTCCTATGCTTTTATCAACGGGATTGAAGTCTTGTCGATGCCTACTAATCTCTATTTCACTCCGGTTGACGATCCAGGGTTTGTTTTGATCGGCCGGCAGAACCTGTACCGCGTCGTTAACAGCACTTCTCTTGAGATGGAATACAGATTAAACGTTGGAGTGCGAACCATCTCACCCGCTGATGACACCGGAATGTTCCGGGAATGGCAAGACGACACCAGTTACTTAAAAGAACATAGAATGTCATTCATACCTGTCAACGCAACTATCAAACTGAAGAACTCCGTCATACCCCGGTACACTGCTCCAGAAGATGTCTTTCGGACTGCCCGAAGTCTGGGGAATAACTCAACTCTCAACCTGAGCTACAATCTCACCTGGCAATTCCCCGTAGATTCTGGGTTTGATTACCTCATTAGGCTGCACTTCTGCGAGTTTCAACCCGAAATTATTCAAACGTCAGACAGAAGGTTCCGTATTTTCATAGCAAATCAAACTGCCGACGAAGCAGCCGACGTGATTTTGTGGAGTGGGGAAAATGGTGTGCCCGTGTATAAAGACTACGCCGTTTCGATGCGCGAAGGAACCGAGAAGAAAGTGAATCTCTACGTCGCAATAGGAGCTGAACCGCGAAGGTGGAAGACTTCATACCAGGATGCAATCTTGAACGGCGTCGAAATCTTTAAAATCAGCGACTTCAACAGCAATCTTGCCGTACTCAACCCCGATCCACTTCCGCCGGACCCTCCAACTATTGCGCCACCAGGACAGTCGCAGAACTCGAAAGGGAATAGAACAAAATTAATTTCTGTCGCCGCTGATGGTGTCGCCGGATTTATTGTTCTCTCATGTTAGGGCAGTAAAcgtaaaatttgtataatacCAGATTTTAAATTTGACTATTCTACTCGATACTTattttcatattagattatttattttttaataaaaaataataataatatattataaatttaataatatattctttttcaagagctatataaaaatattaatattatataatatgagattTTAAGTATACAATTATTCATGATACaaacattaattgaaaaattaatacaatcgtacaatataaaacaattaattaatgttctAGCTTAATACTACATGGAAAAAATTGGGTTTAACAATTACTACCAAAAatgcaaaagggaaaaaaaggaaaaaaaaaaaaaaaaaaaggaaaacgaaaCACAAGTACTACTAGAAAGAAAGAACACgtgagaagaaatgaaaaaataaaataaaaaaagagtctAGTAAAAGCCAAAACCTTGGGAAAAGAGAGAGCTTGcaaggaagaaaatattttttattcccttTGGTCAAACTACAATGACCACCGAATATAACCACCATCCCAAATTATTGTAACTAAAAGTCATATCCTTTTGAAGTtgcataatctaatataaaattttttttaaatctattagCTGAACTCTTCATTggatttgcatttgcataatccaatgagGATGCTTTATAAGTACTTTTAAGTAGTAGATTTTGTAATGGTTTGTTTTAATGGTAAAATATTAGCAATAggaaatagtaaaaattttaaattcaaaaattcaaattcaaattaaaaatatattgacaGAATGAAATTACTACTAAATAACTATCGATTCCCTCTCTCTACACCCAGAGTAGAGGTTTTTCTCTCATCTTGGTACGAGCTCTAATGGAAGCATggctaagagcattggcaaagGTCTAAccaaatgccaatgcaagtctatAATTTGACTATATCTATCAAAAAGCTtttacattggactagctaaaaCTTTAAAGTTCAAcatttgagctacagtaaatcttaGCTCCTCTCTATACTTGACGAGTCAATGTTCaccattgaaatatttattttattatttcatctacctcccctctctttccctcgttctttctctttcttgtcCGATTTCTCTCGTTTTCCTTCTCTTCGTACTGAAATGTCCGAAATTCAAGAGACAGAGACTTGCTACTGCTTCGATCGTCCACGCCCTCTTCTCTTCGTCAATCATCCACGCCCTCGTCTTCCAGCCCAAATGGTAATCTCTCTTTCctgctcttctctccctcttatCTGTGTAGGCTTTCCTCTCCCTCTTCACTTTCTATTTTCTCCCATTTCCTCTTCACCAAGTGATTGAATCACTGTGCTTTTTGCTTTGCAAGGACCATTCATCTGTTCAACCTCTTTCCTTGCCAGTGAATCGTCGTCTAAAAGGTTGCGCATTCCTCCACAAATCTGTCACAAGAAAATcgcgatttgggtattttttacaaactgattagtgattttgattttgCCGTGTGTTTTGCTTTACATGGGTTTTGATGAACACTCTGTTTCGATGGCTTAGAACTTTTGATTTTGCCGTGTGTTTCGCGATTTGGGTATTGTTTGcaggaagatttttttattttagtactaTCGGTTACTTCTGGTTTTGAGGTACTTCCTGTTTATGAAATGTGAATGTTAAATTTgtatcatattaatattatacaatatgagACTTAGAGTATACAATCATTCATGATACAAacattaattagaaaattaatacaatCATTCAGTATACAACAATTACTCTAGCTTAATACTACAGGGGAAAAATTGGGCTTAACAATTACTGTCATTAATGcaacagggaaaaaaaaggacaaCGAAATACAAGTGCTActtgaaagaaagaacaaatgggaagaaataaaaaaattaaaaagaagagaCTAATAGAAGCCAAAAtcgagggaagagagagagcttgcaagggagaaaatattttttattgtatttggtCATGCTACAGTGACCGTCAAATAACCACCAGTCCCAAATTACTGTAACTAAAAATCATATCCTTTTGAAGTTACGTAATCTAATGTAAACTATTTTTTAGGTCTCTTAGCAGAACTCTTCATTGGATTTGCATTTGAATAATCCAATGAAGATGCTTTATAAGTACTTTTAAGTAGTAGATTTTGTAATGGTTTGTTTTAATGGTAAAATATTAGCAatagaaaatagtaaaaattttaaattaaaaaattcaaattaaaattaaaaatatattgatagAATGAAATTACTACTAAATAACTATCGATTCCCTCTCTCTACACCCAAAGTAGAGGTCTTTCTCTCATCTTGGTACGAGCTCTAGTGGAAGCATGGCTAAGGCGTTATAAAAGATATATGCTAGTCTGTCTCTTACTGAGAATGAATATGAAAAAGT carries:
- the LOC109019409 gene encoding receptor-like protein kinase FERONIA; protein product: MPILDLPYPENTVSISKKIRGFVLIGRQNLYRVVNSTSLEMEYRLNVGVRTISPADDTGMFREWQDDTSYLKEHRMSFIPVNATIKLKNSVIPRYTAPEDVFRTARSLGNNSTLNLSYNLTWQFPVDSGFDYLIRLHFCEFQPEIIQTSDRRFRIFIANQTADEAADVILWSGENGVPVYKDYAVSMREGTEKKVNLYVAIGAEPRRWKTSYQDAILNGVEIFKISDFNSNLAVLNPDPLPPDPPTIAPPGQSQNSKGNRTKLISVAADGVAGFIVLSC